The Paramormyrops kingsleyae isolate MSU_618 chromosome 20, PKINGS_0.4, whole genome shotgun sequence genome contains the following window.
TTCAAGCACACCAGGTACAAGGAACAATAGTACAGCagataaagaaaaaacagacGATACTCAACTAGACATGCAGGAATACAGTGAAGACGATATATAAATGAAgacaatatattaaaaaaatctctatgtatattatgtttaataaagACCTACCTGAGACATATGTACGCCACATAGGGGTCAAGAAATCCAGTTACCGTTCCGTTAAGCTTCAGAACAGCTGCCTGATTAGACACCAGATCAACCGTGATGTGAATGTTGGTGCCAGATGTCGAGaatccagcatctcagaaacatcCACCCTGCAGGAGTCACTTGCAGATTACCAGTAGTTTACAAATAATGGAACAATAAAGCTCCAGTCAATGACATTCCTGCTGCTGagaacaccttgttaatgagggAGGTTAGAGGACGGCCAGACTCGTTAAaactaacaggaaggccacacaTGCAAAAATAAGAGCTCAGTACCACAATGGTTGCAAAGAGGCTTCTCTGAACACACAGCTCACCTACCCTTGAAGTGGTTCTGCAGGCAGAAGTAGGTCCTATCAGGCAGATATAGAAAATATGTAGAAGATGTAGAATATATAACTTCCAAGGGTTTGATGAGGAGCAAAGTTACTGTTCCATGTTACTGATAAATGCCAGTTTAATATGTTTGTAGACCCACAAGGCATGCAGATGGCTTATTTACAAGTGGCTACAGCAAACTTCTTGGACAGCTGTCAGCCAGACGGTACCTCGAATCTCTGATTGGAAAGCGCATCAGGTAAAGCTTTTCTGGGTTCCCACTTTGCTCTACGACAGGGAGCAGTCAGGGAATTCATTTAATTGGCCATATCCGCTCCCGTTTACTGTACTACTGTGCATTTGATAAATAAAGTTGGATTgttggggcagcgtgtggcttaACAGGCTAAGTCTctttgcctgtgatcagaaaatTGCCGGTTTGAGCCTGACTTCTGCAGAATAATGTCCATGGGTCCAtcagaaaggcccttaaccccaaactcCATGGATGCTGCAGCAGGTGGCTGCTGGGCTTCCCCATGCCTCCTAACACGTCTGCATGTCAAAGAATTTCTCCATGTGGACCAATGAGGTTTCACTGAActtaaattaaaatttgataTTTGAACGTCCACTTAAAATATGCACAAATATAAAAGCCGATAATAGTCTTTTTCCTCATTCTTAGTGATGACTTATTGGAAGATGAATCACCAGTGAAGCGTCATTCAGACGCTGTTTTCACTGACAACTTCAGCCGATTCCGGAAACAGATGGCAGTGAAGAAATACCTGGACTCCGTTTTGGCAGGAAAACGGAGGTATGACCATTATAAGCAATTAGTAAATAATAGTATCTACAGATCTATCATACCTAAAAATGTTCAATCTTACCCAAGTTACCACTATGTGTCAGCAGATCACTGTCAGCTTATTAGTTCTAAATCATGCCATtaccattgtgtgtgtgtgtgtgtgttggggggggggggggggggggtgtcaggccATCCGATTCACTAGTATTGAAAGAAGTAGTTTTCTATGTGTGCTTGATCTCCAACGGTTCACAGTATTGTGCATTTTTGAGTTGCTTGGGTCTCCTACTATTCTGTGGGTATCAATAAATTGGATCATTCCATTCCATCCTCCAGTCCCTCTGTCACGTTCACTGTTATGACGAAGCAGGTATTTCAGTCTTTGCTATAATGGAACTTTTGTGTGTTATCTATGAATGGTACTAAACTGCTAACAAaagcaatatttatttttaatatttatttcattcatgTATTAATAAAAATCTAGATTAACCAGTTTCAAGAGATGTTTACTCTTTTCATGAATAACTTTATTTGATTCTCTCTAGCAGCCAAGATGACCTTGCGAACTTCCAAGAGGAATCCACTAGAAGTGAGCCTTCTTTCCAAGACAGCTTGGATGAAATGGCTGTAGATGAGCTTCTCAGTCGGCTCCCAGTGGTAGGTCAATGTAATATGTGCATATAGTCCAGGGTTATTCAAGCTGGCCCTCGGGGACCCCTAGACGGTCcacctttttgctccctcccagctccctgccagacgctccacctttttgctccctcccagctccctgccagacgctccacctttttgctccctaccagctccctgccagacgctCCACCtttttgccccctcccagcttcctgccagacggtccacctttttgctccctcccagctccctgccagacggcccacctttttgctccctcccagctccctgtcagacggtccacctttttgctccctcccagacagtctacatttttgagcaaaaacatggactgtctgggggtccctgaggacggGGTTAAGAAACACTGATGCAGTCCAAGGAGCCATGGCAAAGTATAGCTAGTGCGTAATGTATCATTGAGGTCTGCCAGGACCTGGTTTATCAAGGACTcctattcaattcaattcaaattcaaaataactTTGTTCCCGAGGGGCAATTAAAGGCACACAGGGCAGTTGAACAAGGACACCATGATATAAAGTGCAACAGTATTTGGAAGATGCTGTGAAAAATTGCAGTCATTCAGGTAGATAAGAactgaataaatatttaaagggAGGGATTGTTagtgggcatgggggggggctcaaGTCTTAGAGTTTGCTGCTCCCAAAGGGATGAAAGTGCTCTGACTGGAAGGCCGATGATCTTAGAGCAGACTTTCACTGTGTTGGCAGACGGGTCCTGGTGCTGCAGGCTGGTGGAATGATACCAGCAGGTGATGGAGAAACAGAGGACACTCTCAATGAAGGAGTAGTAAAAGGTTCTGAGTATGACCTTGTTGACCCCAAAGCTGTTGAGCTTCCTTAGGAGATATTGCCgctgctgacatctccttagAATGTCCTCGGTGTTGGAGGCAAACTTTAGGGTGCAACCGAAGATAGTGCCCAGATATTTGTactcctccaccacctccacTGTCTGCCCATGGATGTGGGGTCACCACCATGTCCTTGGTCTTCTCCACGTTTAGCTCCAGGGAGGCATTGTCACACCACTGCACCAGCTCACAGAGCACTGAGCTGTGCTGATGTGAGGAGCCAGAGAGTAGAGACAG
Protein-coding sequences here:
- the LOC111852390 gene encoding VIP peptides-like isoform X1, with amino-acid sequence MPVCTSAHLMVSLLLWGALCSGAVSLPAVGAYSSIRPTRHADGLFTSGYSKLLGQLSARRYLESLIGKRISDDLLEDESPVKRHSDAVFTDNFSRFRKQMAVKKYLDSVLAGKRSSQDDLANFQEESTRSEPSFQDSLDEMAVDELLSRLPVPL
- the LOC111852390 gene encoding VIP peptides-like isoform X2; protein product: MPVCTSAHLMVSLLLWGALCSGAVSLPAVGAYSSIRPTRHADGLFTSGYSKLLGQLSARRYLESLIGKRISDDLLEDESPVKRHSDAVFTDNFSRFRKQMAVKKYLDSVLAGKRSQDDLANFQEESTRSEPSFQDSLDEMAVDELLSRLPVPL